The Roseimicrobium gellanilyticum DNA segment GTGATCATGAGATTCGGGCTGGAAGAGAAATCTCCGACTCCCCAAGATGCATTGAATTGGATCTATGGTGAGAGCAACAATTTGGGTGGCGGATTGGACCTGGCAGGACTACGCAGCAAATTTGGATCGGATGAAGCAACGCTTGCCAGTCTTCTTGAGAGCATTCAAGCTCTGAGGTTGGGCGATGAGCCCCTTGGTGACAAAGCATCCCCGGCGGAATAAATGCTGGATGCCAATCGCTGGGGTTCCGCCAGGAGATGAAACATCTCTCACCTTCAATCATTCCGTTCCGCACATGAAGAAGTGGACTGTCATCAATGGTATTATCCTCCACTGCGTCACCAGTGGATTGTGGGCTCTCGGATTCGGTGGCATGATGACTGCCTTCAACAAGGCTGAAGGCGTAAGTTTTGGGAAGGTCATATTCTTCCTGCACAACCTGTTTTATTTCCCGATCGTTCTCCTGGAATATTTCGGCCTGCGTGTGACCCCCAGAGGCTTGATGAGGAGAGAGACATTCTTTGAAACCATGATTGGGGGCACGATTGGCCCTTTCCCAAGTTTGGCTACCCTGGCGTGGTGCTTCGTCATGGGATACCTCCTCTATTCCTTCCTTCACCGTAGGAACAGGATAGAGAACTAGTGTGGTGTCACGCAAGTTTGTTTACGAAAAAGGCGGCGTTGCATGTGGCTGCTTTGTTGGCTGTTCCTACGCCGAAGGCGTTGCACATGCACAGCCCGGGGTCAGCCCGCGAAGCGGGCGCCACCCCGGGACAGCATGAGCATTCATGAACGCCGAAGGTGTTCCACAAAGACGGGTCCATCGGCAAGTCGCATCGTCCGGCCTGGCGTTGGTTTGTGGAACCCCTTCGGCGTAACAGCTCGCCCGGTTTGCGCACGTGTGAACGGGTCCCGTGATGGGGTAGGGAGAGCATGATGATTCAATAAACTTCCGTGACACCACACCAACTCGCTTGGCGCCCCTCCCTTCAAGCGCATGAGCTTTAGGGTAAAGATTCGGAAGCGGTGCCGAAGGCCTTGGATTTCGCGCGGCCCTGCTGCACGCTGCTTCGCGACGAAGTGGCACGTGGCGAGCGTGTAGCGCGGCGGTTGGAAAACCCGGAGTGATGGCTCTTCCCCTCTTTGTCAGTCAGCACAACCACCCCACCTTGGGCTCAACATCACAAATAATTCAACTATTTCATAAGTGCAAATTATGCGCAAACCTCTCCTTCGCTCCATGACACCCCCATGCCTGTCCCTCCCATATCTCACGCCCCCATCGAACCACCCCAGCATTCCAGCATTCCAGCACTCCAGCACTCCAGCACTCCAGCACTCCAGCACTCCAGCACTCCAGCACTCCAGCACTCCCCGCCACCCGTCCCTTCCCCCTCAAAACCAACGAACCGCTCCGAAAACGATAGTTCGTTCTGCCAAACATCCCTTTTTCGCCGATTCCAAGGCACCCAGAACGCCCTGAACTCGGTCACCACCTCCACGACCCGCTCCTTCCCACTCGACTCCACGCCGGGTTCGCGCTAAGACGCTGACGACGTTTTTCCCAGCCCAGTTTCCGCTCCCCCCCCTCTCATGACCCACGCAGTTCTCAGCTTGTTGAAGGAAGGCCGCACCAAGATGCGGGTGCATCTCATCGGAGTGGCCGGCAGTGGCATGAGCGGCCTCGCCTCTCTGCTGCTGGAACTGGGGCACTCCGTGAGTGGCTCAGACCGGGTGAGCACGGTCGAGACGACCCGCCTGCAGAAGGCTGGCCTGACCTTCCACTGCCCCCAGCATGATCGAGAGGTGGATGGCGCGGACATGGTCATCTACTCCAGTGCGGTGAAGCCGGGCAACCCCGCCTACGAAGCCGCCTACAAGCAGGGCATCCCCCTGGTGCGTCGTGCGGAAGCTCTGGCCGCCATCATGGCGCGCAAGGCTGGGGTGGTGGTGGCTGGTACGCATGGCAAGACGACGACCTCTTCCATGACGGCGCACGTGCTGCGCGTCGGTGGTATGCGTCCTTCGCACTATGTCGGTGCGGAGATCCCCATCCTTGGCTCAAACGCTCACTGGGATGATGAAGGCGAACTCTTCGTGGCGGAAGGCGATGAAAGCGACGGCACCCTGGTGAACTTCCAGCCGCGCCATGCCATCATCTTGAACATCGAGGCGGAGCACCTCGACTTTTATGAGGACTTGGATGCCATCAAGGTGGTGTTCCGTCAGCTCCTCGAAAAGACCAGCGGATTCAGCGTGTATTGCGCGGAAGACCCCGTGGCCACGGAACTCTGCCATGGTCGCAAGAATGGCGTGAGCTACGGATGGAGCCGCACCTGCGACTTCTCCGCGGAAATCATCGAACTGCGCCCGACGCAGACCGAGTACGACGTGTACGAAGGGCAGAACAAACTCGGCACCGTGGTGCTGGGCATTCCCGGGAAACACAACGTGCTGAACTCCCTCGCCGCGCTGGCGATGGCCACGCGTGCGGGAGTTCCCTTCGACCGCATCAAGCAGGCTCTGGAGTCCTTCCGCGGTGCACGACGTCGCTTCGAGTCGAAGTACGCCGGCGCGAACTACCAGATCATCGACGACTACGGGCACCATCCCACCGAGATCAAAGCGACACTCGCCACGGCAAAGGCGCTCAAGCCAAAGCGTCTCATCTGCCTCTTCCAGCCGCACCGCTATTCCCGCACGCAACTGCTCAAGAAGGAGTTTGGCCAGGCCTTTGGCGATGTGGACATCCTCTGCGTGACGGATGTGTATGCCGCGAGTGAGAAGCCGCTGCCTGGCGTCAGCGGCGAGACCATCATTGAAGAAGTGAAGTTGCAGTCGGAAGTGGAGTGCTACTCCACACCAAAACTCCTGCAGGCGCGTGACCTCATCGCCAGCAAACTGCAACCGGGGGACCTGCTCATCACCCTCGGCGCAGGGAACGTGCATGAGGTGGGCGGCTGCCTTGCGAAGGATCTCAAGGTGGCGGAACAAATCACCGAAATTCTCAACCGCGATGGCAGCGGTGCGGTGAAGCTGTATGAGCCGCTCTCCAATCACACCACCATCCGCATCGGTGGCCCGGCGCAGTTCTGGATTCAGCCCAGCACGATCAACGGGTTCGTCGAAGTGGTGAGGTTCCTGCGTGCTTCCTCCGTCCCCATTCGCGTCATTGGCCGCGGGTCGAATCTGCTGGTGCGCGATGGCGGCATCCGTGGCGCCGTGATTCATCCGTCCAAGGGTGAGTTTGACGAGGTGAAGGTGGAAGGAAATCGCATCATCGCCGGTGCGGGAGCGCGCCTGAAGAAGATTGCCAGTGCCGCCAAGGCTGCCGGCATCGGTGGCTTTGAATGGATGGAAGGCATCCCTGGGAATCTCGGTGGTTCGCTACGCATGAATGCGGGAGCCATGGGTTCGCAGACCTTTGACCAGGTGGTAAGCGTGCGTTTCCTGGATGGTGGCGGTGAGATTCGCGAGAAGACGAAGGATGAGATCACCCACCACTACCGCAGCGTGCCGGAGCTGGATCAGCACTACGCCGTGAGCGCCGTGCTGGAAGGTCGTCCGGCGGATGCGGCGGAGATTGATGCGAAGATGGAAGCCTCCCACACGAAGCGCCGCGAGAGTCAGCCCATTGGCGCGAGCGCGGGTTGCATCTTCAAGAATCCCGGACCCATCCCGGCAGGCAAGCTGGTGGATGAACTCGGCCTGAAAAAGACCGGCCGTGGCGCCGCCTTTGTCTCCGAGGAACATGGGAACTTCATCCTCAATGACGGCGGAGCGAGTGCGCGAGACGTATTGGATCTCATCAATGACATCAAGCAGTCCGCCCTCACCGAACGTGGCATTATCCTCGAGACCGAGGTGCAAATCATCGGGGAAGAGGAGCCCTTGGGCCTGTAGTCAGATGCCATGAAGATTGCGCTCGCTCAGCTCAATACCATCGTCGGCGACTTCGCCGGCAATCAGGCTCAGGTGCTTGATGCCTATCGCAAGTCGGTGGCCGCAGGCGCGAAGCTTGTGCTCACGCCGGAGCTTGTCATCACCGGCTATCCGCCCCGCGACCTCGTGCATCGTTCGCGCTTTGTGCCGGGGAATATCGAGACTCTGCATACCATCGCGGCAGAAGTGGGCGAGGTGCCCATAATCGTGGGCTTCGTCGACATCAACAAGGATGCCGGAAAGCATTTCCACAACGCAGCCGCCGTGCTGCAACACGGGAAGGTGGCGCACATCGTTCACAAGTCCCTGCTGCCAACGTATGACGTCTTCGATGAAGATCGTTACTTCGAGCCTGCGCGCATCATCGCGCCCGTGACGGTGGATGGCCAAAGACTGGGCATCACCATCTGTGAAGACATCTGGACGGACGAGTACCTGCCACGCCCGCTCTATGATGTGTCTCCACCGGAAATGCTGGGCGAGCAGGGGATTGATTTGCTGGTGAACATCAGCGCCTCCCCCTATGCCTTGGGCAAGCCTCGGATCCGTGAGCGCATGCTCGGTGCGCTCGCACAGGAGCTGAAAGTTCCCATCGTGTACTGCAACGCCGTGGGCGGGAATGACCAACTGGTGTTCGATGGCAACTCTCTGGTGATTGGAGCCAACGGTGATGTGCTCGCAAGATTGAAGGCATTCGAGACGGATCTGCAGGTCGTGGAGCTGGGCAAATCAACTGCTGCCACTCAGGCTGTCGAGACCTGCGATGCCGAAGAGCTTTACCGCGCGCTGGTGTTGGGCACCCGTGACTACGTGCGCAAGTGTGGCTTCAAGTCGTGCGTGCTGGGTCTGAGCGGCGGCATCGATTCCGCTTTGGTGGCGGTGATTGCCGCGGATGCCTTGGGATCCGAGAACGTGCTGGGCATCTCGCTGCCGACCGAGTTCTCCTCACAGGGCAGCAAGGACGATGCGCGAGACCTCGCAAAGCATCTGGGCATTCGCTACGACACCGTGGCCATCCAGCCAGTGTTTGAAAGCGTGAAGGGCCAGATGCGCGACATCTTCGCGGGCAAGCCGGAAGACGTTACGGAAGAGAATATGCAGAGCCGCATCCGCGGCCTCGTGCTCATGTCCCTCTCGAACAAGTTTGGTCACCTGCTGCTGACCACCGGGAACAAGAGCGAGATGGCTGTGGGCTACTGCACCATCTATGGCGACATGTGCGGCGGCCTCTCCGTCATCAGCGATCTTCCAAAGACGCGTGTGTACGAAGTCTCACGCTGGATTAATCGCGAGCGCGAGATCATTCCGTGGCCCACCATCGAGAAGCCACCGAGCGCCGAGCTGCGCCCCGACCAGAAGGACCAGGACACCCTGCCGGAGTACGACATTCTGGATGGCATCCTGGAGCTCTTTGTGGAGCAGGGGAAGAGCGTCGGCGAGATCGTGACCGCCGGCTACAACGAGGAAGTCGTGCGCTGGGTCCTTCGCCGCGTGGAGCTGAATGAGTGGAAACGCCATCAGGCCGCACCCGGCCTGAAGGTCACAAGCAAGGCCTTCGGCATGGGACGTCGCATGCCCATCGTCCAAAAATTCCGCGAGTAGCTCATCACAAAGTGCTTCGACTTCAGTCGAATCAGTCGGCGTTTCCGTCTCGAACGATTTCGAAGTTACACTGGAAGCTCTTCCTCACTCAAACTTCAGCAACCGCTTCGCTTCACCCAGCAGGAACTTCGCATCCTGGAACGGCGTGTAGCTTACATCCAGCCAGCGGGTCTGACCCTTGGCGTCGATGAGGAAGGTGCCGTGCAAGGGTGCCTTCTCGAAGTCATCGTAACAACGCCAGGCCTTGAAGGATTTCAGGTCAGCATCCGAAAGCAGCGTGAACGGTGCACCTGACTTCACATCACAAGTAGCTGCAGTGCTGCTGAGTTCCGCGGGAGGCTCGCTGCCAATGGCCACAATCTCGATGCCTTCTGCCGCATAATCTTTTGCGGCCGTGGTGAAGGCTTTGAGCTGCTGCATGCAGTGTTCACAGGTGCTGCCAAGGTAGAAGATCACCACCACAGGCTTTCCAGCGTAGTCCTTGAGCGAGACTTGCTTTCCAGCCGCATCTGAAAGCAGGAAATCTGGTGATGTCATCGGATGCCAGTGCAGTGGTCCCAGGGAGTCCAGGGAAGGATGCACGCCGCTGTCCTTGCGCGGAGCGGTGGGCTGACGCCAGTTCTTGTCCGCGCCGAATTCCACAGCGAGCTCATCCAGCCGCTTGCTCATGGGCAGCGAGGCATCGAGCAGCGAAGCGGTCTTGCGCGCTGTCGCGAACTGCTTCTTGGCGTCGTCCGTCTTGCCGCATTGCATTAAGGCATCGATGCGAATCGCAAGACCAGGAGCGTCATTTGGGAGTTGGTTGGCGAGAGTGACGGCCTTGTCCTTGTTACCAATCTTCAACTGGTAGCGGACG contains these protein-coding regions:
- the murC gene encoding UDP-N-acetylmuramate--L-alanine ligase produces the protein MTHAVLSLLKEGRTKMRVHLIGVAGSGMSGLASLLLELGHSVSGSDRVSTVETTRLQKAGLTFHCPQHDREVDGADMVIYSSAVKPGNPAYEAAYKQGIPLVRRAEALAAIMARKAGVVVAGTHGKTTTSSMTAHVLRVGGMRPSHYVGAEIPILGSNAHWDDEGELFVAEGDESDGTLVNFQPRHAIILNIEAEHLDFYEDLDAIKVVFRQLLEKTSGFSVYCAEDPVATELCHGRKNGVSYGWSRTCDFSAEIIELRPTQTEYDVYEGQNKLGTVVLGIPGKHNVLNSLAALAMATRAGVPFDRIKQALESFRGARRRFESKYAGANYQIIDDYGHHPTEIKATLATAKALKPKRLICLFQPHRYSRTQLLKKEFGQAFGDVDILCVTDVYAASEKPLPGVSGETIIEEVKLQSEVECYSTPKLLQARDLIASKLQPGDLLITLGAGNVHEVGGCLAKDLKVAEQITEILNRDGSGAVKLYEPLSNHTTIRIGGPAQFWIQPSTINGFVEVVRFLRASSVPIRVIGRGSNLLVRDGGIRGAVIHPSKGEFDEVKVEGNRIIAGAGARLKKIASAAKAAGIGGFEWMEGIPGNLGGSLRMNAGAMGSQTFDQVVSVRFLDGGGEIREKTKDEITHHYRSVPELDQHYAVSAVLEGRPADAAEIDAKMEASHTKRRESQPIGASAGCIFKNPGPIPAGKLVDELGLKKTGRGAAFVSEEHGNFILNDGGASARDVLDLINDIKQSALTERGIILETEVQIIGEEEPLGL
- a CDS encoding NAD+ synthase; translation: MKIALAQLNTIVGDFAGNQAQVLDAYRKSVAAGAKLVLTPELVITGYPPRDLVHRSRFVPGNIETLHTIAAEVGEVPIIVGFVDINKDAGKHFHNAAAVLQHGKVAHIVHKSLLPTYDVFDEDRYFEPARIIAPVTVDGQRLGITICEDIWTDEYLPRPLYDVSPPEMLGEQGIDLLVNISASPYALGKPRIRERMLGALAQELKVPIVYCNAVGGNDQLVFDGNSLVIGANGDVLARLKAFETDLQVVELGKSTAATQAVETCDAEELYRALVLGTRDYVRKCGFKSCVLGLSGGIDSALVAVIAADALGSENVLGISLPTEFSSQGSKDDARDLAKHLGIRYDTVAIQPVFESVKGQMRDIFAGKPEDVTEENMQSRIRGLVLMSLSNKFGHLLLTTGNKSEMAVGYCTIYGDMCGGLSVISDLPKTRVYEVSRWINREREIIPWPTIEKPPSAELRPDQKDQDTLPEYDILDGILELFVEQGKSVGEIVTAGYNEEVVRWVLRRVELNEWKRHQAAPGLKVTSKAFGMGRRMPIVQKFRE